The genomic DNA AACACCGCAAGCTTTCATCTCTTCATCACTCAACTGCTGATGTGTTGTGCTTGCTGGATGGGTGATAATACTTTTACTATCACCTATATTTACTACCAAAGAGAATATTTTAGTTTTATCTACAATCTGTTTAGCTGTTTCAAAATCTTCAACTTCAAAGCTAAGCAGACCGCTGCTCATACCATCTTTAAAGTATTTCATTGCCATCTCATAGTTTGAGTTACTCTTAAGACCTGGGTAATTAACTTTTAGTACTTTTGGATGCTCTTCTAAAAACTCTGCCACTTTTTTAGCACTATTAGAGTGAACTGGCATTCTTATTGGCAATGTCTCTAATCCTTGAATAAAGAGCCAGCTATTAAAAGGTGCTACTACTGCAC from Hydrogenimonas thermophila includes the following:
- a CDS encoding PLP-dependent transferase, with the protein product AVVAPFNSWLFIQGLETLPIRMPVHSNSAKKVAEFLEEHPKVLKVNYPGLKSNSNYEMAMKYFKDGMSSGLLSFEVEDFETAKQIVDKTKIFSLVVNIGDSKSIITHPASTTHQQLSDEEMKACGVKPGLIRLSIGLEDPNDLIEDLKLALETK